A stretch of Lathyrus oleraceus cultivar Zhongwan6 chromosome 6, CAAS_Psat_ZW6_1.0, whole genome shotgun sequence DNA encodes these proteins:
- the LOC127096679 gene encoding probable LRR receptor-like serine/threonine-protein kinase At2g16250, whose product MEMKMKSGITVSVVMVVLFLLVELTVSLSSRTERLALLELRSSLGIRGKNWPIKSEPCRNWTGVECRNSRVVGINVSGLKRTHKGRLMPDFEVDSLMNFTLLESFNASGFMLNGSIPDWFGERLSALRMLDLRSCSISGVVPDSLGGLSSLKFLLLSGNNLTSRVPSSLGLLSSLSILDLSGNLFSGSIPESFSNLGNLTSLDLSNNYLSGSIPPELGVLSNLQILNLSDNTFTASVPTRLGNLSKLVELDLSMNSLSGPLPRSLFSSRFFAIRVMILSRNSIDGDLPDAIWSMPGLHLFDVSGNSLTGPLPILSGSNVSSNGGVFNLSNNLFYGPVNGLTNRLKMIDLSGNYLEGDVQDGLSNVTLARNCLKKISNQRDLKECRMFYVQRNVSFDHDDNHETEKTKRVIFILAGVFGGFGFIVLLLLVLVLFLKQCHKSKDMEIERGTTTGGRVTEGETPTPKDPIFVSAVGESFTFEQILHFTGNFDEANLIKHGHSGVFFFGVLDSGVTVVVKRVDLSLFKRESYIAELGLLSKVSHARLVPILGQCMDNEKDKCIVYKYMINEDLATSLHRVGGSDGKLQSLDWITRLKIATGAAEGLAYLHDCSPPLVHRDIRGSSILLDDKFEVRLGSLSEVTAQEDFHQNVVSRVFSKPLSLNQGNYGKSSVTCAYDVYCFGKILLELVTGNIDISESDDATTKDWIEQTLNYITIFDKERLAKIVDPSLIVDEDLLEEVWAMAIVAKSCLNPKPSKRPPMKHVLKALENPLKIVREESFSSAKLRTTSSNRSWSTAFFGSWRHSSSDSGATATNREGSSGIKQTGRISSHGSGGHDHSSSNKRSSNEIFPEPLGMQDLENGELR is encoded by the exons atggaaatgaaaatgaAGAGTGGAATAACAGTGAGTGTTGTTATGGTGGTGTTGTTTTTGTTGGTGGAGTTAACAGTGAGTTTGAGTTCAAGAACTGAACGGTTAGCGTTATTGGAGCTTCGGTCATCGTTGGGTATAAGGGGGAAAAATTGGCCTATTAAAAGTGAACCTTGTCGGAACTGGACCGGTGTTGAATGCCGTAACAGTCGAGTTGTTGGTATCAACGTGTCCGGGTTGAAGAGAACTCACAAGGGTCGTCTTATGCCGGATTTTGAAGTGGATTCTCTTATGAATTTCACACTATTGGAGTCTTTCAATGCTTCTGGTTTCATGCTTAATGGGTCTATACCAGATTGGTTTGGTGAGAGACTTAGTGCACTCAGAATGCTTGATTTAAGGTCTTGTTCAATATCTGGTGTGGTTCCTGATTCACTTGGTGGTTTGAGTAGTTTGAAGTTTTTGTTACTTTCAGGGAATAATCTTACTAGTAGAGTCCCTTCAAGTTTAGGGCTCTTATCTAGTCTTTCTATTCTTGATCTCTCTGGGAATTTGTTTTCAGGGTCAATACCTGAATCTTTCTCCAACCTTGGTAACCTTACAAGCCTTGATCTTTCTAATAATTACTTATCTGGGTCTATTCCACCTGAACTCGGTGTCCTTTCAAATCTTCAAATTTTGAACCTTTCTGATAACACCTTCACCGCTTCTGTTCCTACTCGGCTAGGTAATCTTTCAAAGTTGGTTGAGCTTGATCTTAGTATGAATTCTCTTTCTGGGCCATTGCCGCGTAGTTTGTTTTCTTCTAGATTTTTCGCCATTCGAGTTATGATTTTGAGTAGGAATTCAATTGATGGTGATCTTCCTGATGCTATATGGTCAATGCCTGGATTGCACTTATTTGATGTATCAGGTAACAGTCTCACTGGTCCACTGCCGATATTGTCTGGTTCAAATGTTAGCTCAAACGGTGGCGTATTCAATTTATCGAACAATTTGTTCTACGGACCTGTGAATGGTTTGACGAACAGGCTTAAAATGATTGATTTGTCTGGTAATTATTTGGAAGGCGATGTGCAAGATGGTCTTAGTAATGTTACTCTAGCTAGAAATTGCCTAAAGAAGATTTCAAACCAGAGGGATTTGAAAGAATGTAGAATGTTTTATGTTCAGAGAAATGTATCCTTTGATCATGATGATAACCATGAGACGGAAAAGACGAAAcgagtaatattcatactggcAGGTGTATTTGGTGGATTTGGATTTATTGTGCTACTGCTATTGGTCCTGGTGTTGTTTCTAAAACAATGTCATAAGAGTAAAGATATGGAAATTGAAAGAGGGACCACAACTGGGGGGCGTGTTACAGAAGGGGAAACTCCTACACCTAAGGATCCAATTTTTGTATCAGCTGTCGGAGAGTCGTTTACTTTCGAACAAATACTCCATTTTACGGGAAATTTTGATGAAGCAAACTTAATAAAACATGGTCATTCTGGAGTTTTTTTCTTCGGAGTTTTGGACAGTGGAGTAACTGTGGTTGTCAAAAGGGTAGACTTAAGTTTGTTTAAAAGAGAGTCTTACATTGCAGAGCTGGGATTATTAAGCAAGGTTTCACATGCAAGATTGGTTCCAATTTTGGGACAATGCATGGATAATGAGAAGGATAAATGTATAGTTTACAAGTATATGATAAATGAAGATTTGGCTACTTCCTTACATAGAGTCGGTGGTTCGGATGGGAAGTTGCAGTCCCTGGATTGGATCACAAGATTGAAAATCGCAACCGGAGCTGCTGAAGGCCTAGCTTACCTACATGATTGCAGCCCTCCTCTTGTTCACAG AGATATCCGAGGCAGTAGTATACTTCTCGATGATAAGTTTGAAGTGCGGCTTGGAAGTTTAAGTGAGGTTACTGCCCAAGAAGATTTTCATCAGAATGTAGTGTCAAGAGTTTTCAGCAAACCACT ATCTTTGAATCAAGGCAATTATG GTAAATCATCTGTGACATGTGCTTATGATGTCTACTGTTTTGGGAAGATTTTACTGGAGCTTGTTACTGGTAATATCGACATCAGCGAATCAGATGATGCAACCACAAAGGATTGGATAGAGCAAACCTTGAATTACATCACCATATTCGATAAAGAACGGTTGGCTAAGATCGTCGACCCGTCTTTGATAGTGGATGAGGACTTATTGGAAGAGGTATGGGCTATGGCAATCGTGGCCAAGTCGTGCCTTAATCCTAAGCCTTCCAAACGACCTCCAATGAAACATGTCCTCAAAGCGCTTGAAAATCCATTGAAGATTGTGAGAGAAGAAAGTTTTAGTTCGGCAAAGTTGAGAACAACTTCATCGAATCGATCGTGGAGCACTGCGTTTTTTGGTAGCTGGAGACACAGTTCATCAGACAGCGGTGCTACTGCTACCAATAGGGAGGGTTCTAGTGGCATTAAACAAACAGGAAGAATAAGTTCTCATGGTAGTGGTGGACATGATCACTCGTCTTCGAATAAAAGGTCATCGAATGAAATTTTCCCGGAACCGTTGGGAATGCAAGACTTGGAGAATGGAGAGTTAAGATGA